One window from the genome of Catenulispora sp. EB89 encodes:
- a CDS encoding ABC transporter substrate-binding protein, producing MSSAAGFGARRAACVRRVVGVAAAASVGVSLAACGGSSARAGGGKGGGGATITIGIASDPGTLSPTTALAGTAVLMIGYAYDRLVHISDDGKLTPGVAEKWTATANSATFTIRAGVTCQDGTPLTAADVAAEYNYIADPKNASPLLGVVVPATAKATADAAARTVSITTQAPAPFIVEMTQLLPLVCQKNLADPGALAKTTNASGPYQLTEAVPGDHYTYTKRAGYAWGPAGATDADMPVTVIFKVVANPSTAANMLLSGQLNIAQINGPDTQRLDGARVGKKSTLTPFGFMTFNEAAGHDTADPAVRKALVEALDLKQIGSVATGGTGQPATTIGEVAPNPCTGDSVTGNLPAHDPVQAAADLTAAGWTKGGQGWTKDGKQLTVTQLHSSQLGPDAAASYELAAKQWTDFGVKVEDKAVDATTTVTTLASGGYDVSWIPVSVPLPDQLARFYDGPTPPNGTDFGAVANPDYTRLSKQAMAVAGKDGCPLWQQADAALVKRVDVVPIVDSLLGWYGKGVSYDVDGAGPIPSSLRAGS from the coding sequence ATGAGCAGTGCAGCGGGCTTCGGGGCGAGAAGGGCGGCGTGTGTTCGCCGGGTGGTGGGGGTGGCGGCTGCTGCTTCTGTGGGGGTGTCGCTGGCGGCGTGCGGTGGGTCGTCTGCTCGGGCCGGTGGTGGCAAGGGCGGCGGTGGCGCGACGATCACCATCGGTATCGCCTCTGACCCCGGGACGCTGAGCCCGACGACGGCGCTGGCCGGGACTGCGGTCTTGATGATCGGGTACGCGTACGACCGGCTCGTCCACATCTCCGATGATGGCAAGCTCACTCCGGGGGTCGCCGAGAAGTGGACCGCGACCGCGAACTCTGCGACGTTCACCATCCGGGCCGGCGTTACCTGCCAGGACGGCACGCCGCTGACCGCTGCCGATGTCGCGGCCGAGTACAACTACATCGCTGATCCGAAGAACGCCTCGCCGCTGCTCGGTGTCGTGGTTCCGGCGACCGCGAAGGCCACGGCCGACGCCGCCGCGCGCACCGTGTCCATCACTACGCAGGCCCCGGCGCCGTTCATCGTTGAGATGACACAGCTGCTGCCGCTCGTGTGCCAGAAGAATCTGGCCGATCCGGGGGCGCTGGCCAAGACCACCAATGCCAGCGGGCCCTACCAGCTGACCGAGGCCGTCCCCGGCGACCACTACACGTACACCAAGCGTGCGGGCTATGCCTGGGGCCCGGCTGGCGCCACCGACGCCGATATGCCGGTCACTGTGATCTTCAAGGTGGTGGCGAATCCGTCGACGGCGGCGAACATGCTGCTGTCCGGCCAGTTGAACATCGCACAGATCAACGGCCCCGATACCCAGCGCCTGGATGGGGCCCGCGTCGGCAAGAAGAGCACGCTGACGCCGTTCGGCTTCATGACCTTCAACGAGGCCGCCGGGCACGACACCGCCGATCCCGCGGTGCGCAAGGCGCTGGTCGAGGCGCTGGACCTGAAGCAGATCGGGTCGGTGGCCACCGGCGGCACCGGGCAGCCGGCCACCACGATCGGCGAAGTGGCCCCGAACCCGTGCACCGGCGACAGTGTCACCGGCAACCTTCCGGCGCATGACCCGGTCCAGGCCGCCGCCGATCTGACCGCGGCCGGCTGGACGAAGGGCGGCCAGGGCTGGACCAAGGACGGCAAGCAGCTGACCGTTACCCAGCTCCACTCCTCGCAGCTGGGCCCGGATGCGGCCGCCTCCTATGAGCTGGCCGCCAAGCAGTGGACCGACTTCGGTGTGAAGGTCGAGGACAAGGCCGTGGATGCGACCACGACGGTGACCACCCTGGCCTCCGGCGGCTACGACGTGTCCTGGATCCCGGTCAGCGTTCCGTTGCCGGACCAGTTGGCCCGGTTCTACGACGGACCGACCCCGCCGAACGGTACCGACTTCGGCGCGGTCGCGAACCCGGACTACACCAGACTGAGCAAGCAGGCGATGGCGGTGGCCGGCAAGGACGGTTGCCCGCTGTGGCAACAGGCTGATGCCGCGCTGGTCAAGCGGGTGGACGTGGTGCCGATCGTGGACAGTCTGCTCGGCTGGTACGGCAAGGGTGTCAGCTACGACGTCGACGGCGCCGGTCCCATCCCGAGCAGCCTGCGAGCGGGCAGCTGA
- a CDS encoding calmodulin-binding protein translates to MHRTFKAAIGALAAVAMIALTSAPAYATSMARTKDNAAAYFVMTDITHAQFVVKLDEPADIEHARELLSGQTTDRPHIIGRIKHRTAPYNPRWSYHLTPETISFFDAAIEVCDATIPYVEEHLDEAGGAFLPGNVWCDWSSRLVREIPAP, encoded by the coding sequence ATGCACCGCACGTTCAAAGCCGCCATCGGCGCACTCGCCGCCGTGGCGATGATCGCACTTACTTCCGCACCGGCCTACGCCACCTCGATGGCACGCACCAAGGACAACGCCGCGGCCTACTTCGTCATGACCGACATCACCCACGCGCAGTTCGTGGTGAAGCTGGACGAGCCCGCGGACATCGAGCACGCACGGGAACTGCTGTCCGGCCAGACCACTGACCGGCCGCACATCATCGGGCGCATCAAGCACAGGACGGCGCCGTACAACCCTCGTTGGAGCTACCACCTCACGCCGGAGACCATCTCATTCTTCGATGCCGCCATCGAGGTCTGCGACGCCACCATCCCCTACGTCGAGGAACACCTCGACGAGGCCGGCGGCGCCTTCCTTCCCGGGAACGTCTGGTGCGACTGGTCCTCGCGCCTGGTCAGGGAAATCCCGGCGCCTTAG
- a CDS encoding prolyl oligopeptidase family serine peptidase: MTQPLRIDDIFRFEIPGDPDLSPDGSCVAYVLTEQDEELDGAASAIYLVDVAGGTPRKLTNGPADAAPRWSPDGAALAFLRAGQLHLIRVDGGEARQLTTQQSRPSGAGPAAWSPDGTRIAFSALDAPRAPDAPVVVDELHWKVDGAGVVGAARTQIFVVDVASGRIEQLTEGTDNCAAPVWSPDGTRLAFIGESGPGLEHLRTSAPYVIDVRADVESGRSPAPPRRIGTGIALTGPLSWYPDGSALLVTGRTTVSVGHLNLLRQPLDGAAPALLAADQDRNVMPGAPGYPGALAQFHGEDILFAVRDHGSSRLCVLSADSDQAHYLDLPPRLNVNGAKVSQAAGTVAFVYSDESTFGEVGVVDLDSGKFRRLTRHMETALPDVRLPIYQDRAFAVSDGAVVPGWVIRDPAAPAGGPLLVDVHGGPHNAWSPQADAVHLYHHELVSQGWTILVLNIRGSDGYGESYYQAVVGGWGEADQRDVLEPVAALVEEGLVDPARIALTGYSYGGFMSCWLSARSEVFAAVVPGGVVTDLRSMAGTSDEGQMISALEIGGAEMLERLSPLTYVDAVRAPTLILHGAADDRCPPGQAEEWFQALKIRGVQAQLVLYPGGSHLFILNGRPSHRVDYCRRVVDWVITHTAS; the protein is encoded by the coding sequence ATGACCCAGCCGCTGAGGATCGACGACATCTTCCGCTTCGAGATCCCCGGAGACCCCGACCTCTCTCCGGACGGCTCGTGCGTCGCCTATGTGCTGACCGAACAGGACGAAGAGCTGGACGGCGCGGCATCGGCGATCTACCTGGTAGACGTTGCGGGCGGCACGCCGCGCAAACTGACCAACGGCCCGGCCGACGCCGCGCCGCGCTGGTCGCCGGACGGCGCCGCGCTGGCGTTTCTGCGGGCCGGCCAGCTGCACCTCATCCGGGTGGACGGTGGCGAGGCCCGGCAACTGACCACCCAACAGTCCCGCCCGTCAGGCGCGGGACCGGCGGCCTGGTCGCCGGACGGCACGCGCATCGCGTTCAGCGCACTCGACGCCCCGCGCGCCCCGGACGCGCCGGTGGTCGTCGACGAGCTGCACTGGAAGGTGGACGGCGCCGGCGTGGTAGGTGCGGCGCGGACCCAGATCTTCGTGGTCGACGTCGCCTCGGGCCGGATCGAGCAGCTGACCGAGGGCACCGACAACTGCGCGGCGCCCGTGTGGTCGCCAGACGGGACCCGGCTGGCTTTCATCGGTGAGAGCGGTCCGGGGCTGGAGCACCTGCGCACGTCGGCGCCATACGTGATCGACGTCCGCGCGGACGTCGAGTCCGGCCGATCCCCCGCACCGCCGCGGCGGATCGGCACCGGCATCGCGCTGACCGGCCCGCTGAGCTGGTACCCGGACGGCTCGGCGCTGCTGGTCACCGGCCGCACCACGGTCTCCGTCGGGCACCTCAACCTGCTGCGCCAGCCGCTGGACGGCGCGGCCCCGGCCCTGCTGGCCGCCGACCAGGATCGCAACGTCATGCCGGGCGCGCCCGGCTACCCCGGGGCGCTCGCGCAGTTCCACGGCGAGGACATTCTGTTCGCGGTCCGAGACCACGGCTCCTCCCGGCTCTGTGTCCTGTCGGCCGATTCCGATCAGGCGCACTACCTCGACCTGCCCCCGCGGCTCAACGTCAACGGCGCGAAGGTGTCGCAGGCCGCGGGGACCGTCGCGTTCGTGTACTCCGACGAGTCCACCTTCGGCGAGGTCGGCGTGGTCGACCTGGATTCCGGCAAGTTCCGCCGGCTCACCAGGCATATGGAGACGGCGCTGCCCGACGTCCGGCTGCCGATCTACCAGGACCGCGCGTTCGCCGTCTCCGACGGCGCAGTGGTGCCCGGCTGGGTGATCCGCGACCCGGCCGCGCCGGCCGGCGGTCCGTTGCTGGTGGATGTGCATGGCGGTCCGCACAATGCCTGGAGCCCGCAGGCCGACGCCGTCCATCTGTACCACCACGAGCTGGTGTCGCAAGGGTGGACGATCCTGGTGCTCAACATCCGCGGCAGCGACGGCTACGGCGAGTCCTACTACCAGGCGGTGGTCGGCGGCTGGGGCGAGGCCGACCAGCGGGATGTGCTGGAGCCGGTGGCGGCGCTGGTCGAGGAGGGCCTGGTGGACCCGGCCCGGATCGCCCTGACCGGCTACAGCTACGGCGGCTTCATGTCTTGCTGGCTGTCGGCGCGCAGCGAGGTCTTCGCGGCTGTGGTGCCCGGCGGCGTGGTCACCGACCTGCGCAGCATGGCGGGCACTTCCGACGAGGGCCAAATGATCTCCGCCCTGGAGATCGGCGGGGCGGAGATGCTGGAACGCCTGTCGCCGCTGACATATGTGGACGCGGTCCGCGCGCCCACGCTCATCCTGCACGGCGCCGCCGACGACCGCTGCCCGCCCGGCCAGGCCGAGGAGTGGTTCCAGGCGTTGAAGATCCGCGGCGTCCAGGCACAGCTGGTCCTGTACCCCGGCGGCTCGCACCTGTTCATCCTCAACGGCCGTCCCTCACACCGCGTCGACTATTGCCGGCGGGTCGTCGACTGGGTCATCACCCACACCGCGTCCTGA
- a CDS encoding VOC family protein: MQLLGLDHIGIVVRDINEAIARAGDTVDGTAPGERVLAGDIDLQFLLFGETRLELIEARAAGFGMPMLKDGETAVIGHLGYEVDDLDDTKAELARRGVALQGEFKTDEVRSIFTVPETTFGLTLQFMEYKGRRTGE; the protein is encoded by the coding sequence ATGCAGCTACTCGGGTTGGATCACATCGGAATCGTCGTGCGCGACATCAACGAAGCCATCGCCCGGGCGGGCGACACCGTCGATGGCACAGCTCCTGGCGAGCGTGTTCTCGCCGGCGACATCGACCTGCAGTTTCTGCTCTTCGGTGAAACACGCCTGGAGTTGATCGAGGCGCGCGCTGCCGGTTTCGGCATGCCGATGCTCAAGGACGGCGAGACCGCGGTCATCGGCCATCTCGGATATGAAGTCGACGACCTCGACGACACCAAGGCCGAACTGGCCCGCCGAGGGGTCGCCCTGCAGGGCGAGTTCAAGACCGACGAGGTCCGCTCGATCTTCACGGTGCCGGAGACGACGTTCGGGCTGACCCTGCAGTTCATGGAGTACAAGGGCCGCAGGACGGGTGAGTGA
- a CDS encoding serine hydrolase domain-containing protein, which translates to MTQTTETPTETPAAQSTLDPALTARWQARLAELVAAHGVGASLAIMHRGEVLAEAAAGWAHQGAGIEATTDTVFQIGSISKVWTATVAMALVDEGLLELDAPVVEVLPELRLLDDAVAAEVTLRHLLTHSSGIDGDFFSDTGRGDDNLEKYVAQLAEVAVTHPLGATMSYCNAGFTLLGRILERVTGVQWDELMRQRLFQPLGLKQTGTLPEEALLHRAALGHVGTPPAPAPIWGLMRSAGPAGLIHSTPREVLAFAKLHLDGGLAADGTRVLSQRSVEAMQEPQIEVPDSWFLATHWGLGWFLDQWDDAKVYGHDGGTIGQSAFLRILPEHDLAICLLTNGGDTFALYRALFDEIAAEFAGVRMRPALEPSAEPLAFDPADYVGTYERASTRLDITERDGGLVMTVTLSGIIATVAGGDPIEMPLRTFRPGVFLTKRPEIDAWLSVVFYELADGTRYIHHGARATPKVA; encoded by the coding sequence ATGACACAGACCACTGAGACGCCTACGGAGACCCCTGCCGCGCAGAGCACCCTGGACCCCGCGCTGACGGCCCGCTGGCAGGCCCGGCTGGCCGAGCTGGTCGCGGCCCACGGCGTCGGCGCCAGCCTGGCGATCATGCACCGCGGCGAGGTGCTGGCCGAGGCCGCAGCCGGCTGGGCCCACCAGGGCGCGGGCATCGAGGCCACCACCGACACGGTGTTCCAGATCGGTTCGATCTCCAAGGTGTGGACCGCCACCGTGGCCATGGCCCTGGTCGACGAGGGTCTGCTGGAGTTGGACGCACCCGTGGTGGAGGTGCTGCCGGAGCTGCGTCTGCTCGACGACGCCGTGGCCGCCGAGGTCACGCTGCGGCACCTGCTCACCCACAGCAGCGGCATCGACGGCGACTTCTTCTCCGACACCGGTCGTGGCGACGACAACCTGGAGAAGTACGTCGCACAACTCGCCGAGGTGGCGGTCACCCACCCGCTCGGCGCGACGATGTCCTACTGCAACGCCGGGTTCACTCTGCTGGGTCGGATCCTCGAGCGGGTCACCGGCGTCCAGTGGGACGAGCTGATGCGGCAGCGGCTGTTCCAGCCGCTGGGTCTGAAGCAGACCGGCACCTTGCCGGAGGAGGCGTTGCTGCACCGCGCCGCCCTCGGTCACGTCGGCACGCCGCCGGCCCCGGCGCCGATCTGGGGCCTGATGCGCAGCGCGGGACCCGCCGGACTGATCCACTCCACGCCGCGCGAGGTGCTGGCCTTCGCCAAGCTGCACCTGGACGGGGGCCTCGCGGCGGACGGCACACGAGTGCTGTCGCAGAGGTCGGTCGAGGCGATGCAGGAGCCGCAGATCGAGGTGCCGGACAGCTGGTTCCTGGCCACGCACTGGGGCCTGGGCTGGTTTCTGGACCAGTGGGACGATGCCAAGGTCTACGGTCATGACGGCGGAACGATCGGCCAGTCGGCGTTCCTGCGGATCCTTCCGGAGCACGATCTCGCGATCTGCCTGCTGACCAACGGCGGCGACACGTTCGCGCTCTACCGCGCGCTGTTCGACGAGATCGCCGCGGAGTTCGCCGGGGTGCGGATGCGGCCGGCGCTGGAGCCGTCCGCCGAGCCGCTGGCGTTCGACCCGGCGGACTACGTGGGCACGTACGAGCGGGCCTCGACGCGGCTGGACATCACCGAGCGCGACGGCGGTCTCGTGATGACCGTCACGCTCAGCGGAATCATCGCCACGGTGGCCGGCGGCGACCCGATCGAGATGCCGCTGCGAACCTTCCGACCCGGCGTGTTCCTCACCAAGCGCCCGGAGATCGACGCCTGGCTCTCCGTGGTCTTCTACGAACTCGCCGACGGCACGAGGTACATCCACCACGGCGCTCGCGCCACCCCGAAGGTGGCCTGA
- a CDS encoding ABC transporter permease, with amino-acid sequence MARVEIANVGVDPAGSAAPGGAGRTAPVGAVAALRRAVATLTGDTWPGFLARRTGRLVVSLGVVVTASFAMIHLIPGDPVRGALGLAADPAQVAARRHDLGLDQPLPEQYGAFLANLFHGRLGDSIVSQMPVSQIISDRLPATLQLVIPAVLLILLVGIPIGMLAAVLTRDGRRRRGELAFAATTGVLAALPEFLLAVGLVAVFAVWWQLFPVAGQSDLSSYVLPVLSLTVVPAASLSRVVRVEALRVLREDYMRTARAKRLPARLVYLRHALPNLLTSSLTIGGLLFTSLLAGTVLVENVFAWPGLGSTIVQAITTKDYPLVQGVVLVYGAAALLITFAVDVAVALIDPRSTVRGN; translated from the coding sequence ATGGCCCGGGTCGAGATCGCGAATGTCGGGGTGGACCCCGCCGGGTCGGCCGCCCCGGGCGGTGCCGGCCGGACGGCCCCGGTCGGCGCGGTCGCGGCGCTTCGCCGTGCCGTCGCCACGCTGACCGGCGATACCTGGCCCGGGTTCCTGGCCCGGCGCACCGGTCGGCTGGTGGTCTCGCTGGGCGTGGTGGTGACTGCGTCTTTCGCGATGATCCACCTGATCCCCGGCGACCCGGTGCGCGGCGCCCTCGGGCTCGCCGCCGACCCGGCCCAGGTCGCGGCCCGGCGCCACGACCTGGGTCTGGACCAGCCGCTGCCCGAGCAGTACGGCGCCTTCCTGGCGAACCTGTTCCACGGCCGGCTCGGCGACTCGATCGTCTCCCAGATGCCGGTCTCGCAGATCATCTCCGACCGGCTCCCCGCGACGTTGCAGCTGGTGATCCCCGCTGTGCTGCTCATCCTGCTGGTCGGCATCCCGATCGGCATGCTGGCGGCCGTCCTCACAAGGGACGGCCGCCGCCGGCGCGGAGAGCTGGCGTTCGCCGCGACCACGGGGGTCCTGGCCGCGCTGCCGGAGTTCCTGCTGGCGGTCGGGCTGGTCGCGGTGTTTGCGGTGTGGTGGCAGCTGTTCCCGGTGGCCGGGCAGTCAGATCTGTCCTCGTACGTGCTGCCGGTCCTGTCCCTGACCGTGGTCCCGGCGGCATCGCTGTCCCGGGTGGTCCGGGTCGAGGCTCTCCGCGTCCTGCGCGAGGACTACATGCGCACGGCGCGCGCCAAGCGCCTCCCGGCCCGGCTCGTCTACCTGCGGCACGCGCTGCCGAACCTGCTGACCTCGTCGCTGACCATCGGCGGCCTGCTGTTCACCTCGCTGCTGGCCGGCACGGTGCTGGTGGAGAACGTGTTCGCCTGGCCGGGCCTGGGCTCGACGATCGTGCAGGCCATCACGACCAAGGACTATCCGCTGGTGCAGGGCGTGGTGCTGGTCTACGGAGCCGCCGCGCTGCTGATCACGTTCGCGGTGGACGTGGCGGTCGCCCTCATCGACCCGCGTTCGACGGTGCGGGGGAACTGA
- a CDS encoding ABC transporter ATP-binding protein yields MSSLELRGVSVRYGRFTAVEGVDLVVPDGSVTGLVGGSGSGKSTVGKAVVGLAPLTAGRILVDGVDQPRRPGRTAVQLVFQNPYASLDPRLSIGAAVAEALPKARRAERAAEVARLLGLVGIDPARAVQLPEALSGGQRQRVALARALAARPGVLIADEVTSALDVSVQGAVLNLLRRLQRDLGFALLFISHDLAVVRYLCDQIAVLESGRLVECGPTAEVMARPAHETTRTLLSCIPALPARTALEAT; encoded by the coding sequence ATGAGCTCCCTGGAACTGCGCGGCGTAAGCGTGCGCTACGGCCGGTTCACCGCCGTCGAGGGCGTGGACCTCGTCGTCCCCGACGGCTCCGTCACCGGCCTGGTCGGCGGCTCCGGCTCCGGCAAGTCCACGGTGGGCAAGGCCGTTGTCGGCCTCGCGCCGCTGACTGCCGGCCGGATCCTGGTCGACGGCGTGGACCAGCCCCGGCGCCCCGGGCGTACCGCCGTGCAGCTCGTGTTCCAGAACCCGTACGCCTCGCTCGACCCCCGGCTGAGCATCGGCGCCGCGGTGGCGGAAGCCTTGCCCAAGGCTCGGCGCGCCGAGCGGGCCGCCGAGGTGGCGCGCCTGCTCGGCCTGGTCGGCATCGACCCGGCGCGCGCCGTCCAGCTTCCCGAAGCCCTGTCCGGCGGACAGCGCCAGCGCGTCGCGCTGGCGCGGGCGCTCGCTGCCCGGCCCGGGGTCCTGATCGCCGACGAGGTCACCTCGGCGCTCGACGTCTCGGTCCAGGGTGCGGTGCTGAATCTGCTGCGCCGACTCCAGCGGGACCTCGGCTTCGCGCTGCTGTTCATCTCGCACGACCTCGCGGTGGTCCGGTACCTCTGCGACCAGATCGCGGTCCTGGAATCCGGCCGCCTGGTCGAGTGCGGCCCGACCGCCGAGGTGATGGCCCGCCCGGCCCACGAGACCACGAGGACGCTGCTGTCCTGTATCCCCGCCCTGCCCGCGAGAACCGCACTGGAGGCGACATGA
- a CDS encoding dipeptide/oligopeptide/nickel ABC transporter permease/ATP-binding protein has product MAATKTAATTTAATTAQDVVSADPPASFARWLRQSVRTPIGAAALAAVLLLAALAVAGPVVFGDQASKIDTAAMNQGVSGAHLLGTDSLGRDIAARVIVATRLTLRLGLSATAIGLLGGLLLGLAPSVLGRRGGRAVTGVVGVLVAFPGLLFVLFLATIFGIGSTGAVLAIGLALVPPLARLIQNLATSVAGSDYVATARILGVGRFRIVIRHVLPNIVEPVVLFAAQAATGSLIAFAGLSFLGLGVQSPDYDWGRLLNEGLSRIYVNPASALAPGVAVVLAGLVFGLLGEAVAQTGGRRTAARVVPAARTPVAMNADGGLPQTPADIDGHIDGDIAVDALAQATHLRVSFPGGRTAVRDVSLSVAAGEAVGLVGESGSGKSLTALALAQLVPYPGQVQGVVRFDGHDLLADPRSGRRLGAELAMVFQDPMTSLNPALRVGRQLAEVSEVHLGQSRKAALARAVDRLAAVGIPDPERRARQRPHEYSGGMRQRAFIGMGLMAEPRLIIADEPTTALDVTVQKQVLELLGQIRADSGAALLLISHDLGVVAEVCDRVLVMYAGRVVEELPVSRLFQAAAHPYTRALVGAIPTMTTDLDRELATIPGRPPEPGEEVSGCAFATRCAFAQDRCRGELPVLAPAADGAGHRVACWYPRAAGGDTTRDDTTRDDTTRAKTEVVQ; this is encoded by the coding sequence ATGGCTGCGACCAAAACGGCTGCGACCACAACAGCTGCGACCACAGCGCAGGACGTCGTCTCCGCCGACCCGCCGGCGTCGTTCGCTCGCTGGCTGCGCCAGAGCGTCCGCACCCCGATCGGCGCCGCGGCGCTGGCCGCCGTGCTGCTGCTGGCCGCGCTGGCGGTGGCCGGACCGGTGGTGTTCGGCGACCAGGCCTCGAAGATCGACACCGCGGCGATGAACCAGGGCGTCAGCGGGGCGCACCTGCTCGGCACCGACAGCCTGGGCCGGGACATCGCGGCCCGGGTGATCGTCGCTACTCGGCTCACCCTGCGGCTCGGGCTGTCCGCCACGGCGATCGGCCTGCTCGGCGGGCTGCTGCTGGGCCTCGCGCCGAGCGTGCTGGGCCGACGCGGGGGCCGGGCGGTGACGGGCGTGGTCGGCGTGCTGGTCGCCTTCCCGGGACTGCTGTTCGTGCTCTTCCTCGCCACCATCTTCGGCATCGGGAGCACCGGCGCGGTGCTGGCCATCGGGCTGGCGCTGGTGCCGCCGCTGGCCCGGTTGATCCAGAACCTGGCGACGTCCGTCGCCGGCTCGGACTACGTGGCGACGGCACGGATCCTGGGCGTCGGCCGGTTCCGGATCGTCATCCGGCACGTGCTGCCGAACATCGTGGAGCCGGTCGTGCTGTTCGCGGCGCAGGCCGCCACCGGATCGCTCATCGCCTTCGCCGGGCTGTCGTTCCTGGGCCTGGGCGTGCAGAGCCCGGACTACGACTGGGGCCGGCTGCTCAACGAGGGGCTGAGCCGGATCTATGTGAATCCGGCTTCGGCGTTGGCCCCGGGCGTCGCGGTGGTGCTGGCCGGGCTGGTGTTCGGGCTGCTCGGCGAGGCGGTGGCGCAGACCGGCGGGCGGCGCACGGCGGCGCGCGTAGTCCCGGCCGCGCGGACCCCCGTCGCGATGAACGCCGACGGAGGGCTCCCGCAGACTCCGGCGGATATCGACGGCCACATCGACGGCGACATCGCCGTCGACGCCCTGGCCCAGGCCACCCATCTGCGGGTCTCCTTCCCCGGCGGGCGGACCGCCGTCCGCGACGTCTCCCTGTCCGTCGCGGCCGGGGAAGCCGTCGGTCTGGTCGGCGAGTCTGGGTCCGGCAAAAGCCTGACCGCGCTGGCGCTGGCCCAGCTGGTGCCGTACCCCGGCCAGGTCCAGGGCGTTGTGCGCTTCGACGGACATGACCTGCTCGCGGACCCGCGCTCCGGCCGGCGGCTCGGGGCCGAGCTGGCCATGGTGTTCCAGGACCCGATGACGTCGCTCAACCCGGCGCTGCGGGTGGGCCGTCAGCTGGCCGAGGTCTCCGAGGTCCACCTCGGCCAGTCCCGGAAGGCCGCGCTGGCCCGGGCCGTGGACCGGCTGGCCGCGGTCGGCATCCCGGATCCGGAGCGCCGCGCCCGGCAACGGCCGCACGAGTACTCCGGCGGCATGCGGCAGCGCGCGTTCATCGGCATGGGGCTGATGGCTGAGCCGAGACTGATCATCGCGGACGAGCCGACCACGGCGCTGGACGTGACCGTGCAGAAGCAGGTTTTGGAGTTGCTCGGCCAGATCCGGGCCGACTCCGGCGCGGCGCTGCTGCTGATCTCGCACGATCTGGGCGTCGTGGCAGAGGTCTGCGACCGGGTCCTGGTGATGTACGCGGGCCGGGTCGTCGAGGAGCTGCCGGTCAGCCGGTTGTTCCAGGCCGCCGCGCATCCCTACACCCGGGCCCTGGTCGGCGCGATCCCGACGATGACCACTGATCTGGACCGCGAGCTGGCCACCATCCCTGGCCGGCCGCCGGAGCCGGGGGAGGAGGTCTCGGGCTGCGCGTTCGCGACGCGGTGTGCCTTCGCCCAGGACCGGTGCCGTGGCGAGTTGCCCGTGCTGGCGCCGGCCGCGGACGGCGCCGGGCACCGCGTGGCGTGCTGGTATCCGCGAGCAGCCGGCGGCGACACAACCCGCGACGACACAACCCGCGATGACACAACCCGCGCCAAGACGGAGGTGGTGCAATGA
- a CDS encoding nuclear transport factor 2 family protein has protein sequence MTTRGIVMKQQQKFRESALADMARRLPDFTELRLRDMDEHDVDMQVLSLTNNQGLEMQPDPAITVSDADELAVHRDRETSTVVLEFAVHGHLTQTGSPYQNRFVSVITIQNRKVTHRRDYMDSYAAVHALGSAVPR, from the coding sequence ATGACCACCCGCGGGATCGTCATGAAGCAGCAGCAGAAGTTCCGGGAGTCCGCCCTGGCGGACATGGCCCGCCGGCTGCCCGACTTCACCGAACTGCGGCTACGGGACATGGACGAGCACGACGTCGACATGCAGGTACTCTCGCTCACCAACAACCAGGGCCTGGAGATGCAGCCCGACCCCGCGATCACCGTTTCCGACGCCGACGAACTGGCCGTCCACCGCGACCGCGAGACTTCGACCGTCGTCCTCGAATTCGCCGTTCACGGCCATCTGACGCAGACCGGGAGCCCGTACCAGAACCGCTTCGTCTCCGTGATCACGATCCAGAACCGTAAGGTGACCCACCGGCGCGACTACATGGACTCCTACGCGGCCGTCCATGCTCTCGGCAGCGCGGTGCCGCGGTGA